A window of Lacibacter sediminis contains these coding sequences:
- the ccoS gene encoding cbb3-type cytochrome oxidase assembly protein CcoS, whose amino-acid sequence MSVIFLLLIASISVAALFLCAFLWSVKSGQYDDETSPPMRILFDNNGPATTESKPTQTTNNSKPSIN is encoded by the coding sequence ATGAGTGTCATCTTTTTATTACTCATCGCCAGTATATCGGTAGCAGCCCTTTTTCTCTGCGCTTTTTTGTGGAGCGTTAAAAGCGGGCAGTACGACGATGAAACTTCGCCGCCGATGCGCATTTTATTCGATAACAATGGCCCGGCAACAACTGAATCCAAGCCAACGCAAACAACGAACAACTCAAAACCATCGATAAACTGA
- a CDS encoding pyridoxamine 5'-phosphate oxidase family protein has product MLGSLSTSEIEDLLYQCNLGRIGCSYHGKIYVVPVNYIYDGRSVIAHSVEGLKIRMMRSNPSVCFEVDEVQNNKNWKSVITQGTYQEIIGERERYDAMKLFVDKMLKLKVSTTAHPPELQPERLHGSHGSVKPVIYRIILSEKTGRYEKE; this is encoded by the coding sequence ATGCTTGGTTCATTAAGTACATCTGAAATTGAAGACCTGCTTTACCAATGCAATCTTGGCCGCATTGGGTGCAGCTACCACGGGAAAATTTATGTGGTGCCGGTTAATTATATCTATGACGGCAGGTCTGTAATCGCACATTCAGTTGAAGGGTTGAAGATCCGCATGATGCGGAGCAACCCTTCTGTTTGTTTTGAAGTGGATGAAGTGCAGAACAATAAAAACTGGAAGAGTGTGATCACTCAAGGCACTTACCAGGAAATAATTGGTGAGCGTGAACGCTACGATGCCATGAAATTATTTGTAGACAAAATGCTCAAACTAAAAGTGAGCACAACTGCACATCCGCCTGAATTACAACCTGAACGTTTGCATGGTTCACATGGAAGTGTGAAGCCAGTGATCTACCGAATTATACTTTCAGAAAAAACAGGTCGCTACGAAAAAGAATAG
- the trxA gene encoding thioredoxin, with the protein MSNFESHIYGSKPVVVDFFAEWCGPCKLMTPVLQQVKEAAGDRVTVLKMDIDKNPGFTHRYSVQAVPTLIIFKDGQVIWRKSGVVPAHEILQYLNTVMS; encoded by the coding sequence ATGAGCAACTTCGAGTCACATATATACGGAAGTAAGCCGGTGGTTGTTGATTTTTTTGCAGAATGGTGCGGACCATGCAAATTAATGACGCCGGTGCTGCAGCAGGTAAAAGAAGCTGCGGGCGACCGTGTGACGGTTTTGAAAATGGATATCGACAAGAATCCGGGTTTTACTCATCGCTACAGTGTACAGGCAGTACCAACTCTTATCATCTTTAAAGATGGCCAGGTCATCTGGCGAAAAAGCGGTGTGGTTCCTGCCCATGAAATTCTACAGTACCTGAATACGGTGATGAGCTGA
- a CDS encoding Hsp20/alpha crystallin family protein yields MSTRAISKPGMLPTVFNDFFKPWNEWFDNGGAFSGNTMTMPAVNIVETKEEYKVSLAVPGMKKEDFNIDVEGNMLTISCEREENREEKEHQYTRKEYNYSSFSRSFTLPEEVNKEKIEAKYEEGVLKLMLPKREEAKKLAAGKHIAVK; encoded by the coding sequence ATGTCAACAAGAGCAATTTCAAAACCCGGTATGCTGCCTACAGTATTTAATGATTTCTTCAAACCATGGAACGAATGGTTTGATAATGGAGGTGCATTCTCAGGCAACACAATGACCATGCCTGCAGTAAACATTGTTGAAACTAAAGAAGAATACAAAGTTTCTTTAGCTGTACCCGGTATGAAAAAAGAAGACTTCAACATTGATGTGGAAGGCAATATGCTCACCATTAGCTGTGAAAGGGAAGAAAACAGAGAGGAAAAAGAACATCAGTACACTCGCAAAGAATACAATTATTCTTCTTTCAGCCGCAGCTTTACTTTACCAGAAGAGGTGAACAAAGAAAAAATTGAAGCTAAATATGAAGAAGGTGTGTTGAAACTCATGCTTCCAAAAAGAGAGGAAGCCAAAAAGCTCGCAGCGGGCAAACATATCGCTGTAAAATAG
- a CDS encoding pyridoxamine 5'-phosphate oxidase family protein, translating into MLGQLNEQQMNNLLGSQVVGRLACTDSTQPYLVPVTYAFDGNFIYGQTNEGMKLNLLRNNPNVCFEVDTMTNMANWQSVIIRGRFEELKDTEAENARAILKNRVFPMMTSATIDGEQHEVETKLDDSNRLKPVMYRILIEEKTGRFEKR; encoded by the coding sequence ATGCTTGGACAATTGAACGAACAACAAATGAACAACCTGCTTGGAAGTCAGGTTGTGGGGCGACTTGCCTGTACTGATTCAACGCAGCCATATCTTGTTCCCGTTACGTATGCGTTTGACGGCAACTTTATTTATGGACAAACAAATGAAGGTATGAAGTTGAACTTGCTGCGCAACAATCCCAATGTTTGTTTTGAGGTTGATACAATGACCAACATGGCTAACTGGCAAAGTGTGATCATACGTGGAAGGTTTGAAGAATTAAAAGACACAGAAGCTGAAAATGCCCGTGCTATTTTGAAGAACCGTGTGTTTCCTATGATGACAAGTGCCACAATTGATGGCGAACAACACGAAGTGGAAACAAAACTCGACGACAGCAACCGTTTGAAGCCTGTGATGTACCGTATTTTGATTGAAGAAAAAACAGGGAGGTTTGAAAAAAGATAA
- a CDS encoding phospholipase D-like domain-containing protein: protein MSPGKQFPVSAAYSTHNQVQLVRGGRDFFTILFRLLEQAEHSVHLQIYIFEDDETGTEVAAALMKAAQRGVKVYLLLDGYASQHLPDEFITQLKASGVQFRWFEPVFRSRYFYFGRRMHHKIVVIDALHSLVGGVNISNRYNDMPDQPAWLDWALYSKGEVSAELYNLCVEVWNKSGWGKKKNQLLKTEASLHLHGEECLVRVRRNDWVRRKNQISRSYIEMFRKANSHISIMSSYFLPGRAFRRNMTFAAKRGIKIKVIAAGISDISMVKHAERYLYRWMFKNGIELYEYQPNVLHGKLSTYDGKFVTVGSYNVNNISAYASIELNIDIQNNRFVEDVERTLEKIMQNDCIRITEKEFERHNTFIKRIWQRLCYEIIRLIFFLFTFYFKQRD from the coding sequence ATGTCGCCAGGCAAACAATTTCCCGTTTCAGCAGCTTACAGTACACATAACCAGGTACAGTTGGTTAGAGGTGGGCGTGATTTTTTTACCATTCTCTTCCGCTTATTGGAGCAGGCCGAACACAGTGTTCATTTACAGATCTATATTTTTGAAGATGATGAAACCGGTACTGAAGTAGCGGCGGCATTAATGAAGGCTGCACAACGTGGCGTGAAAGTATATTTGTTGCTCGATGGATATGCATCGCAACATTTACCGGATGAGTTTATTACGCAGTTAAAAGCAAGCGGTGTTCAATTCCGTTGGTTTGAACCGGTTTTCAGAAGCCGGTATTTTTATTTTGGGCGGAGGATGCATCATAAAATTGTTGTGATCGATGCATTGCATAGTTTGGTAGGTGGTGTAAATATTTCAAACCGGTATAATGATATGCCCGATCAACCGGCCTGGCTCGATTGGGCATTATACAGCAAAGGCGAAGTAAGTGCCGAGCTCTACAATCTTTGCGTGGAGGTATGGAATAAATCGGGCTGGGGTAAAAAGAAAAATCAACTTCTTAAAACAGAAGCATCACTTCACTTGCATGGAGAAGAATGTTTGGTGAGAGTACGTCGTAATGATTGGGTACGGCGTAAGAATCAGATCAGCCGCAGTTATATCGAAATGTTTCGGAAAGCAAATTCGCACATCAGCATCATGTCGAGTTATTTTTTACCAGGTCGTGCTTTTCGCAGGAACATGACCTTTGCTGCAAAACGTGGAATCAAAATTAAGGTGATCGCTGCAGGCATCAGTGACATATCGATGGTGAAACATGCTGAGCGTTATCTCTACCGCTGGATGTTTAAAAACGGAATTGAGCTGTACGAGTATCAACCCAATGTATTGCACGGCAAACTGAGTACTTACGATGGGAAATTTGTAACCGTTGGTTCTTACAATGTAAACAACATCAGTGCCTATGCCAGTATAGAGTTGAATATTGATATTCAAAACAACCGTTTTGTTGAAGATGTGGAACGAACATTGGAAAAGATCATGCAAAACGATTGCATCCGTATAACGGAAAAAGAATTTGAGCGCCACAACACATTCATCAAACGAATATGGCAGCGGCTTTGTTACGAAATCATCAGGCTTATCTTTTTCCTCTTTACCTTTTATTTTAAACAAAGGGATTAA
- a CDS encoding Na/Pi cotransporter family protein: MEGSFDIWKILAGVAIFLLGMNMLEEALQQLAGRPFKLFLRKHTQHKLKAIGAGAVVTALLQSSSIVNLMLLAFVGSGIIQMQNGLAMMLGSNIGTTFTSWIVATIGFEFNIESFALPVTGIAGILMILLNKHSKWFQLSKFFFGFSFLFVGLNFMKTAVEAMVQQTDLSRFNEYPVLLFLLIGIIITALIQASSATIALVLAALHAHAIDLEPAMAIVLGAEVGTTIKLLLASAKGIPAKKQVALGNFLMNMIISLLLVFFLQPLTFFIHETLGVKNQVLALVVFQTLVNIISIVLFYPFLNPFGKFLSARFTQNSDETLFIHKIKPAETELALQAMQKETDHFLQLILAYCKHIFELKPEQKNGNEFYKKTPEEKYEFIKHLHGDILSFYVKMQSNHLQPEEAARFQLLISSVRNGMYAAKSLKDAWHDAVLLKNSSNDKKFAYYEESRKRTDHFITTIGKLLTAKEQAQSNADSLIALYREIIKGYTEELSHLYKQGTIDHLNETEISTIINYNRELYTAYKSLILAVKDLLLPEKEAAAFEELPGFIR; encoded by the coding sequence ATGGAAGGATCATTCGATATCTGGAAGATACTTGCAGGAGTTGCCATATTTCTTTTAGGAATGAATATGCTGGAAGAAGCCTTGCAGCAACTGGCAGGCCGGCCGTTTAAATTATTTCTGCGAAAACATACACAGCACAAATTAAAAGCAATAGGTGCAGGTGCTGTTGTTACTGCATTATTGCAAAGCAGTAGTATTGTAAACCTGATGTTGCTGGCATTTGTAGGTAGTGGTATTATTCAAATGCAAAACGGCCTGGCCATGATGTTGGGTAGCAATATCGGTACAACTTTCACAAGCTGGATCGTTGCTACCATTGGTTTTGAATTTAACATCGAAAGTTTTGCATTACCTGTAACAGGAATTGCGGGTATTTTAATGATACTGCTCAACAAACACAGCAAATGGTTTCAACTGAGTAAATTCTTTTTTGGTTTTAGTTTTTTGTTTGTGGGATTGAATTTTATGAAGACGGCTGTTGAAGCCATGGTGCAACAAACCGATCTGAGTCGCTTTAATGAATACCCGGTACTATTATTTTTATTGATCGGCATTATAATTACTGCGCTTATACAGGCAAGCTCAGCAACTATTGCACTGGTGCTTGCTGCATTGCACGCCCATGCCATTGATCTTGAACCTGCGATGGCAATTGTACTCGGCGCCGAAGTTGGCACAACGATTAAACTGTTACTTGCTTCAGCAAAAGGGATCCCTGCAAAAAAGCAGGTGGCGTTGGGAAACTTTTTAATGAACATGATCATTTCCCTGTTGCTTGTATTCTTTCTCCAACCTCTTACCTTTTTTATTCATGAAACGCTTGGCGTAAAAAATCAAGTACTGGCACTGGTGGTGTTTCAAACACTGGTGAACATCATCAGCATTGTTCTCTTCTACCCATTTCTTAATCCGTTCGGGAAATTCTTATCTGCCAGGTTTACACAAAACAGCGATGAAACATTATTCATCCACAAAATAAAACCAGCAGAAACCGAACTGGCACTGCAGGCCATGCAAAAAGAAACGGATCATTTTCTGCAACTCATTCTTGCCTATTGCAAACATATTTTTGAACTGAAGCCTGAACAAAAGAATGGCAATGAGTTTTACAAGAAAACACCGGAAGAAAAATACGAGTTCATTAAACACCTGCATGGCGATATACTTTCGTTTTATGTAAAGATGCAATCAAATCATCTGCAGCCTGAAGAAGCTGCAAGGTTTCAACTGCTCATCTCTTCTGTACGTAATGGCATGTATGCAGCCAAAAGTTTGAAAGATGCCTGGCATGATGCAGTTCTTCTCAAAAACTCATCGAACGATAAAAAGTTTGCTTATTACGAAGAAAGCCGCAAACGCACCGATCATTTCATTACAACCATCGGCAAGTTACTTACTGCAAAAGAACAGGCGCAGTCAAATGCTGATTCACTGATTGCACTATATCGTGAGATCATCAAAGGTTATACCGAGGAGCTAAGTCATCTGTACAAACAAGGCACCATCGATCACCTGAATGAAACGGAGATATCCACCATCATTAATTACAACCGGGAATTGTACACCGCTTATAAATCGTTGATCCTTGCTGTAAAGGATCTATTACTTCCTGAAAAAGAGGCTGCTGCTTTTGAAGAACTGCCCGGCTTTATCCGTTAG
- a CDS encoding YtxH domain-containing protein yields MNTLAKIAIAAGAGLVAGGVLGVLFAPDKGENTRKKITDSGKKLTDTVKEKMGNLKVNIRGKTEAVKEGMEEFA; encoded by the coding sequence ATGAACACTTTAGCTAAAATCGCTATTGCAGCCGGAGCAGGTTTAGTTGCCGGAGGCGTATTAGGAGTTTTGTTTGCACCTGACAAAGGTGAAAACACACGCAAAAAAATTACTGACAGTGGAAAAAAACTCACAGACACTGTAAAAGAAAAAATGGGCAACCTGAAAGTAAACATCAGGGGCAAAACTGAAGCTGTGAAAGAAGGAATGGAAGAATTTGCATAA
- a CDS encoding heavy metal translocating P-type ATPase: protein MNMSVKPTVKCYHCGEECINETIQLADKNFCCQGCKTVYQVLNQSDLCDYYELNQNPGTSQRISVRKDKFSFLDDEKIEQQLISFRNTEQTHITFYLPQIHCSSCLWLLENLHRLNAAVISSRVNFTRKEVAIVFDHRSTSLRSVAELLTSIGYEPYISLQNLQQAKPRIQRSLIYQLGVAGFCFANIMLMSFPEYLGLEEAEKSMQSLFRYFNLILAIPVFLYSSLPFYQSAWGSLKHKYLNIDAPIALAIIMTFGRSLYEVLSNTGGGYFDSMSGIVFFMLVGRVLQEKTYQQLSFERDYTSYFPIAVTVLKDKKEIPTALPDIKAGDTILLHNEELIPVDGLLTKGKAFIDYSFVTGESLPVLKEMGELLYAGGKQTGGNIEMLVMKEVSQSYLTRLWNNGEKAKPEKISFVDGLSRYFTWIVFALAAIGALYWSFYDGGKAWNVVTTILIVACPCALLLSNSFTNGNVLRILSKNKLYLRNAQTIEEMAKAIHLVFDKTGTLTTTEEQEIAYTGEPFNDEIAGSVAAVAAQSTHPLSKLLAKELRTNETYEVRQFSETTGRGISGIVNHRIITLGSAEFVTGEEVTVFNGSSVYVSVDGILFGHFCIRNHYRPSIFQQIGELRKQYRISILSGDNESERLKLQQELGMDVKLFFNQQPHDKLNYIKQLQEKGQKVIMIGDGLNDAGALKQSDAGIAVTESTNNFTPASDGILEADRLSRLSSYLLFTKANKQVVIASFVLSIVYNIIGLTFALQGILSPLVAAILMPSSSISIILLTFGASSLYARFLRLN from the coding sequence ATGAACATGTCTGTAAAGCCAACAGTGAAATGCTATCATTGTGGTGAAGAATGCATCAATGAAACAATTCAACTCGCCGACAAAAATTTTTGTTGCCAGGGTTGTAAAACCGTGTACCAGGTGCTCAACCAGAGTGATCTCTGCGATTATTATGAGTTAAATCAAAACCCCGGCACCAGCCAACGCATCAGCGTTCGTAAAGACAAGTTCTCTTTTTTAGATGATGAGAAAATCGAACAGCAACTCATCTCTTTCCGCAATACTGAGCAAACGCATATTACTTTTTATTTACCACAGATCCACTGCAGCTCCTGTTTGTGGCTATTGGAAAACCTGCACCGGCTGAACGCAGCCGTTATTTCTTCCCGTGTAAATTTTACGAGGAAAGAAGTAGCGATCGTTTTTGATCACCGCAGCACATCTTTACGCAGCGTTGCAGAACTACTCACCAGTATCGGTTACGAACCTTATATCAGCCTGCAGAATCTGCAGCAGGCAAAGCCAAGAATTCAGCGCAGCCTCATTTATCAATTGGGTGTGGCAGGTTTTTGTTTTGCTAACATTATGCTCATGAGTTTTCCTGAATACCTGGGTTTAGAGGAAGCAGAAAAAAGTATGCAGTCGCTTTTCAGGTATTTCAATCTCATTTTAGCGATCCCTGTTTTTCTTTACAGCTCTCTCCCATTTTATCAAAGTGCTTGGGGAAGTTTAAAGCATAAATATCTCAACATCGATGCGCCGATTGCTCTTGCTATCATTATGACTTTCGGCAGAAGTTTATATGAAGTGTTGAGCAATACAGGTGGTGGTTATTTCGATTCAATGAGTGGTATTGTATTTTTTATGCTCGTTGGTCGTGTTTTGCAGGAAAAAACCTATCAGCAATTATCGTTCGAACGTGATTACACTTCTTACTTCCCGATTGCGGTTACTGTTTTAAAAGATAAAAAAGAAATCCCCACAGCTTTGCCCGATATTAAAGCAGGTGATACCATTCTCCTCCACAATGAAGAATTAATTCCGGTTGATGGTTTACTCACCAAAGGCAAAGCATTTATTGATTACAGTTTTGTTACAGGCGAATCGTTACCTGTGTTAAAAGAAATGGGTGAATTACTGTATGCAGGCGGTAAACAAACCGGCGGCAATATTGAAATGCTGGTGATGAAAGAAGTCTCCCAAAGTTATCTTACCCGTTTGTGGAATAATGGCGAAAAGGCAAAACCTGAGAAGATCTCATTCGTTGACGGACTCAGCCGTTATTTCACCTGGATCGTGTTCGCATTAGCTGCAATTGGTGCATTGTACTGGAGTTTTTACGATGGAGGCAAAGCATGGAATGTAGTAACCACTATCTTAATTGTTGCATGTCCTTGTGCATTGTTACTCAGCAACAGTTTCACCAATGGAAATGTATTACGCATACTCAGCAAAAACAAACTCTACCTGCGCAATGCACAAACCATTGAAGAAATGGCAAAGGCAATACATTTGGTGTTCGATAAAACAGGCACACTCACCACAACAGAAGAACAGGAAATCGCTTATACAGGTGAACCTTTCAATGATGAAATTGCAGGAAGTGTTGCCGCAGTGGCTGCACAAAGTACACACCCGTTGAGCAAGTTGTTGGCAAAAGAATTACGTACCAACGAAACGTATGAAGTAAGACAGTTTAGTGAAACCACCGGCCGTGGCATCAGTGGTATCGTTAACCATCGCATCATTACACTTGGCTCTGCAGAATTTGTTACCGGTGAAGAAGTAACGGTGTTCAACGGCAGCTCCGTGTATGTTTCAGTTGATGGCATTTTATTCGGTCATTTTTGTATACGTAATCATTACCGGCCTTCCATCTTTCAACAGATCGGTGAGCTGCGGAAACAATACCGCATTTCCATCCTTTCAGGTGATAATGAGAGCGAACGATTGAAACTACAGCAGGAGCTTGGAATGGATGTGAAATTATTCTTCAACCAGCAACCACACGACAAGCTCAATTATATTAAGCAACTGCAAGAGAAAGGCCAGAAAGTAATTATGATCGGCGATGGATTGAACGATGCCGGTGCCTTAAAACAGAGTGACGCAGGTATTGCTGTTACTGAAAGCACCAACAATTTTACTCCCGCAAGTGATGGCATTCTTGAAGCCGATCGTTTGAGCCGTCTTTCATCGTACCTGCTATTTACCAAAGCCAACAAACAGGTGGTGATCGCCAGTTTCGTGCTATCGATCGTTTATAATATTATCGGGCTGACCTTTGCCTTGCAGGGAATTTTATCTCCACTCGTCGCAGCCATTCTCATGCCCTCAAGTTCCATCAGCATTATCCTCCTAACGTTTGGTGCTTCTTCACTGTATGCCCGATTTCTGAGGCTGAATTAG
- a CDS encoding phage holin family protein, which translates to MEDTFAKAEDLAEHVKEYINNRMDAVKLNTAEKSSKLAATVIASVVVAMFFITFLFFASTALAFVFSRLTGELWLGFLIVGGIYLLLGAVVWVLRERILQLPIMNALLRQLFTDDEDDDDE; encoded by the coding sequence ATGGAAGATACATTTGCCAAAGCAGAAGACCTGGCCGAACACGTAAAAGAGTACATCAATAACCGCATGGATGCGGTGAAATTGAATACAGCAGAAAAAAGTTCAAAACTTGCAGCAACTGTGATTGCGTCTGTTGTTGTAGCAATGTTCTTTATCACTTTTCTGTTTTTTGCCAGTACTGCTTTGGCATTTGTTTTTTCACGACTCACCGGTGAACTATGGTTGGGATTTTTAATTGTGGGAGGTATTTACCTGTTGCTTGGTGCAGTGGTTTGGGTGTTGAGAGAACGTATTCTGCAACTGCCTATAATGAATGCTTTACTGCGGCAACTATTTACTGATGATGAAGACGACGATGATGAATAA
- the ccoN gene encoding cytochrome-c oxidase, cbb3-type subunit I — translation MQLEKFYYDNKIVKYFANATAIWGLVGMLAGLWAAIQIYYPAASLDYAGTTFGRLRPIHTNAVIFAFVGNCMFTGIYYSLQRLCKARMFSDKLSWIHFWGWQSIIVVAAITLFLGYTTGKEYAELEWPVDIMITLVWVVFGVNMFGTIFKRRESHLYVAIWFYIATWITVAMLHIVNSFEIPVSLFKSYSWYAGVQDALVQWWYGHNAVAFFLTTPILGLMYYFLPKAANRPVYSYRLSIIHFWALIFIYIWAGPHHLLYTALPDWAQSLGVVFSVMLIAPSWGGMLNGLFTLRGAWDKVREEPVLKFFVVAVTCYGMATFEGPMLSLKSVNAIAHFTDWIVGHVHIGGLGWNGFMAFGMLYWLIPKMWGTSLYSKKLANNHFWLGTIGIVIYAVPLYWAGFAQAEMWKTFTESGQLKFQFLETVTNIIPMYITRSVGGTLYLIGAFMMVYNLIKTAKQGTFIANEEAEAAPLLKPESHVKEHWHRWIERRPATLLVFSLIVVAIGGILEIVPTFLIKSNVPTITSVKPYTALELQGRDIYIREGCYTCHSQMIRPFRDEVARYGEYSKAGEFVYDHPFQWGSKRTGPDLARVGGKYPDSWHYNHMMEPSLMSPGSIMPRYGWLLDNNLDTASTPAKIRAMQTLGVPYAKGYDQQANKDLMTQANSIRISLKMDKIETPANKEIVALIAYLQRLGKDIKAEKKTETASAN, via the coding sequence ATGCAACTAGAAAAATTTTACTACGACAATAAGATCGTAAAGTACTTCGCCAATGCAACGGCCATCTGGGGACTGGTAGGTATGCTTGCAGGTTTATGGGCTGCCATCCAGATCTATTATCCTGCAGCATCGCTCGATTATGCAGGCACTACGTTTGGCCGTCTTCGTCCCATTCATACCAACGCTGTCATCTTTGCCTTCGTTGGTAACTGTATGTTTACCGGTATTTATTATTCGCTTCAACGCTTGTGTAAAGCAAGAATGTTCAGCGATAAATTAAGCTGGATCCATTTCTGGGGATGGCAATCCATTATTGTTGTTGCTGCCATTACCTTATTCCTTGGTTACACAACAGGTAAAGAATATGCAGAGCTTGAATGGCCTGTTGATATCATGATCACATTGGTTTGGGTTGTGTTTGGCGTAAATATGTTCGGTACAATTTTCAAAAGAAGAGAAAGTCATTTATATGTAGCTATCTGGTTCTACATCGCAACCTGGATCACTGTTGCAATGCTGCACATTGTAAACTCATTCGAAATTCCTGTTTCACTTTTTAAAAGTTACAGCTGGTATGCAGGTGTACAGGATGCTTTGGTACAATGGTGGTATGGCCACAACGCTGTAGCGTTCTTTTTAACTACACCCATTCTGGGTTTGATGTATTACTTCTTACCAAAAGCTGCTAACAGACCCGTTTACTCGTATCGTTTATCCATCATCCACTTCTGGGCGCTCATCTTTATTTATATATGGGCAGGCCCTCACCATTTGCTGTATACCGCCCTGCCAGATTGGGCGCAATCATTAGGTGTTGTGTTTAGCGTTATGTTGATTGCACCAAGCTGGGGCGGTATGCTCAATGGTTTGTTTACACTGCGTGGTGCCTGGGATAAAGTGCGTGAAGAGCCCGTGTTGAAATTCTTTGTTGTTGCTGTTACCTGTTATGGTATGGCCACATTCGAAGGACCAATGCTGAGTTTAAAAAGTGTAAACGCTATTGCGCACTTTACTGACTGGATCGTTGGACACGTACACATTGGTGGTTTAGGCTGGAATGGTTTTATGGCCTTTGGTATGTTGTACTGGCTTATACCAAAAATGTGGGGCACCAGTCTTTATTCAAAAAAATTAGCCAACAACCATTTCTGGTTAGGCACCATTGGTATTGTTATTTATGCAGTGCCTTTATACTGGGCCGGCTTTGCACAGGCAGAAATGTGGAAGACGTTTACAGAATCAGGTCAATTGAAATTCCAGTTCTTAGAAACTGTTACCAACATCATCCCCATGTACATTACACGTAGTGTAGGTGGAACACTTTACCTCATTGGTGCGTTCATGATGGTGTACAACTTAATTAAAACTGCGAAGCAAGGTACGTTCATTGCAAATGAAGAAGCAGAAGCTGCACCATTGCTCAAACCTGAATCGCATGTAAAAGAACATTGGCATCGCTGGATCGAAAGAAGACCAGCTACATTATTAGTCTTCAGTTTGATCGTGGTTGCTATTGGTGGTATTCTTGAAATTGTACCCACTTTCCTCATTAAATCAAACGTACCAACTATTACGAGTGTAAAGCCTTACACTGCATTGGAATTACAAGGTCGGGATATTTATATACGTGAAGGTTGTTATACCTGTCACTCACAAATGATCCGTCCGTTCCGTGATGAAGTAGCCCGTTATGGCGAATATTCAAAAGCAGGTGAGTTTGTGTACGATCATCCATTCCAATGGGGAAGTAAACGTACAGGACCTGATCTTGCCCGTGTCGGCGGAAAATATCCCGACAGCTGGCATTACAATCATATGATGGAGCCATCACTCATGTCGCCGGGTTCTATTATGCCACGTTATGGTTGGTTGTTAGATAATAATCTTGACACAGCTTCAACACCCGCCAAGATAAGAGCCATGCAAACATTGGGTGTGCCTTATGCAAAAGGTTACGATCAACAGGCCAATAAAGATCTGATGACACAGGCCAACAGCATCCGCATCAGTTTAAAAATGGATAAGATCGAAACGCCTGCAAACAAAGAGATCGTGGCACTGATCGCTTATCTGCAACGATTAGGTAAAGACATTAAAGCTGAGAAAAAAACAGAAACAGCATCAGCAAATTAA